Genomic window (Cyprinus carpio isolate SPL01 chromosome B7, ASM1834038v1, whole genome shotgun sequence):
GACAAACATGCACATGCACAGTAGTAGCGAGCAGTCAGGTGTTAGACCTGATCAGAATGAGTCTCTCTACACTATCATAAACTACAAATCATGGGGTTCATCTTTCAAAGACTCATATCGaaaaatttagatatattttaataaccaGTGTTTGACAGAGGCGTCTGTCCTCTCTCGCtagttgaatttttattttaattttttttttgtattaatttatggCCGCTATGGATTACCTGTTGCAGGTGAAAGTTGGAGCTCTGGTTGGGCTGCTGTTCCTAActctgttttttggttttatccCAGTGCGGATGAAATGGTTTCAAGTCTCTAGTGGAACAGGTAAGTTAAGTTAAATGTTCCTTTACGTTGTATATGGTGTTCATCAATGTTACTGTACTATACCTGAACTTTTCTTTCACCTGTCCCCTCCTCCCAGCCTAAGCACTTTATGTATACATTATTATGTCGTGCATCTGGTCgtaatttgtgtgtttattaatgtatGTTCATGTATGTATGCGCTTAATGTATATGTGTACCACACATAAGGAAATTGCCCAGTATTAGCTTCATACAAGTACAAACACGAGAGTCAGCTGATGAGGACAGGTAgaggattttttttctaaaacatgcattttactcACAGATCACAGATGGAGATCCGAGTGGAAGTGAAACTGGTGTTTGAACATGCTTAAACGAGCAAAACCTTCTGCTAAACCTGAATTATGACCACAACGATtcgattagattagattcaactttattttcattgcacatgttaggtacaaggcaacgaaatgcaatTAGCATctaagtgcaataagcagtaaatacaggatatacagtgtctacaatatgttacagatgtacaataaatatacagataaggcagtactatgaacataaatcacagatttttaaatactatcagcatgatatacagataggtgttctatgaacatactatacagatggaatatgtaataagtgtatgtacactataagcagaaactatgaacatatgaacatcatttacaaatgaatatgtATAAGGCGATACATTAAGCTGTACAAAACATTAGTCCAATGGACATTaataaagtgcatagaaaaatattccagtgtgcaaatggatcattcagtaaACTGGATgtacagacagtagtgcaagtaatagcaagtgaactgttttttttttttttttggaaaccagatgtagtgatgaggagaggtGAGGAGTTTGTAGTGGTGTGGGTGGGGGGTTTGGAGGGGTCagtgggcagaattcagtaaggagaaagctgtagggaaaaagctgttcctgagtctgctgctccttgtccggaggctcctgaagcgcctcctgtagggcaggaggttaaacagtctatcaGGGTGAAAGgagtccttaaagggatactccaccccaaaatgaaaattttgtcattaatcacttacccccacctttacagtgtaacttacttggcagtctatgggacagtcacaggcctcccggttttcatccaaaatatcttaaattgtgttccgaagatgaacagagcttttatgggtttggaacgacatgggggtaagtgattaatgaaaaaaatttcattttgtggtggagtatccctttaagaatcctGCGATCTCGACGTAGACAGCggtttctctggatgtcctcaatagcaggaagtgttgtACCTGTGATGCACAACTATCAGAAACAACCGAAGGATTTCACGAACAATCAAATATAAGTATGCTTTTGATCGCAGTCTTCAGATGTCTTGCGTCTTGCGAAACCAGAATAGGATGTGGATTTCACATGGTAATTAGTTATCAGATTTCAGTTGAGTTAAATGTCAATCAGTGCTTTGGATAGATGGGTTTTAAATGGTAGGGCTCTGCTTTATCAAGTGGCTTAATGCAATTACAGTTATACCTAATACTTTAGGTTGTGGCATGGGTAATTAAAATACTTAGGCATTGCTCAGTTATGatgagtttttaattattttcggGCATTTGATTATAATCTCCTCTTTTACTTTGGCTGATTAGCTAACAGGATTGATTAGAGAAAGACTGTACCGTTGACATCAATCAACGGCACCATTAATCAATGTAACGGgactttgatttgtttttctctgtctccAGTGACCCACAGTGCCTTGCTGAGTTTTGTGAGCTGCTTCGCGGGTGGCGTCTTCCTGTCCGCCTGTTTGTTAGATATCATCCCAAATTACCTTGCCGACATACATGTGGTGCTACAAAAACAAGGCCTTGATGTGAGCTCACCGAATATTGGAATTGCTCTGTTAAATGCAGTCTGTTCCTGTAATTCCTATTTGTTTCTAATGCCTCTTCTCCTCATCATCCAGAAAGGCTTCCCGCTTGCAGAGTTCATCATGGCATGTGGCTTCTTCACAGTCTTGATCTTGGAAAAGATAGTTCTGAGTTGCACAGAGGGCCACAGAAATGAGGAGACGGCTCCTCTTTTAGCTCCTGCAGGTAACGGACATGCCCATGGACACCACTCGGTGAATGATCCGGAGGGGAGCGGTCACCACGTCCACATGGACATTCACGCGCACTCGTCCTTCCGCTCCTTCAtgctcttcctgtctctctctctccactcggTGTTTGAGGGTTTGGCCATTGGCTTGCAGACCACAGACACGAAGGTGATTTATtgagtttggttttgtttgacaGCTCCCTGTGCTGACCTGGTTAGAAACCTGATAAATGTTTTGGGTTCAAAGGTTCACAGGTTGCTTTAGCATCGTGACTTCAAATCATGCTGTTTATGTAGGGCGTTATCCTGTGATGCCACAACACTTTAAACACTTTATGTCCAAAAATggacattttcattatttactcaccctcatgtagtttcaaacagaaaacagggctgcacaatttgcaaaaacatctaaaagtgATTTTACTAATATGTGTGACtataaaataattagtaatgataattattataacaaaaaagttttttttaaacaaaataaggaaagctactattgtaatatttcactgtaaaataagaaaaaagttaagaaaaaatatttaattgtaaaacaaaaaatcagaatAGCTTAATTTTAAATGGGAAGCgtattaaaattagtgctgtcaaacgattaatcgtgattaatcgcatccgaaattaaagtttttgtttacattatatgtgtgtgtgtaatttgcatatttattatgtatatataaatacacaaatatacagtatatattcttatatatatgtttattatttatatatatggggaagttgtggcctagtggttagagagtttgactcctatgcctaaggttgtgggttcgagtctcgggccggcaataccacgactgaggtgcccttgagcaagacaccaaacccccaactactccccgggcgccgcagcataaatgcctgcccactgctccaggtgtgtgttcactgctgtgtgtgtgcactttggatgggttaaatgcagagcaccaatttcgagtatgggttaccatacttgacaaatgtcacgactttcactttcatatatatatatatatatatatatatatatatatatatatatatatatatatatacacacacacacacacagaacatacgcacatattatgtaaacagaaacttttattttggatgcgattaatcgcgattaatcgtttgatagcaCTAGTTAAAATTTACATGAAGgcttgtgaaaaccattttgctTCTTTTGGAATAATGTACAACTGTAATAAATGGAATTGGAATAATGTAATGATGAATAAAACCTAGTTTGACTTCATTCGTCTCTCTGCTCAGGTGCTGGAGATCTGCGTTGCTATCCTGGTCCACAAGAGCATCATCGTCTTCAGTCTGTCGGTGAAGCTGGTTCAGAGTGGGGTCAGGCCCCTGTGGGTGATGCTGTACGTGGCCGTCTTCGCTGTGATGTCTCCTCTCGGCATTGGCATCGGCATCATTGTGATCGAGGCTCACCTGGAGGCTGGCGCTTTCATCCAGGCGGTGCTGGAGGGGCTGGCGGGCGGGACGTTTGTCTACATCACCTTCCTAGAGATCCTTCCCCATGAACTGAACTCCCCCGAGCGGCCTCTGCTCAAAGTGTTCTTCCTCCTGTGTGGTTTCTCAGTAATGGCTGGTCTGACTTTCCTGGGCTGAAAAATACTTTCCCCAGGACCAGAAAACTGGAGCCTCGAGCAAATCGCACTGAGTGAGCCTTCACAAACTGCATGAAAGACTCCGTTTGCTTGCTTTTTAGAAGAACTGATATTTTCAGATGCTGATGTCTTTAAAAACTTTGACCTGATCTTTTATCAGTTTTAAATGAGGGAAGAAAAAAATTCCTCAGCACTGAGAAGCATATATAAATGGAGACTtttacagatgtattttttttacttgaatttttttagcttttttaaactCTTCATATTTTATCTGTGAAATTGTTTCCATGCCacttttgtgttttctctttgcCATGCATAACACTATCCATAAACCACCAGCTTTCTGACTGATTTTACATACACTGCAATATTTCTGTAAGTTACATACAGTTATTCAGTATTGGTTTTCTCCTTTTATGTGCTACATTTCCTTTACATTTACGTAAATGTGATGAGCAACCAAATGTTTTGATTGCACAGTTTGGATTTACagatttcacagtaaaataagacaaaatgtgTATAACTAGTATTGTGTTTTAAAGACTACATATGGAAGTATGATTATGCAACATATTaaagcaatataaatatattttcatttcaaactaATGGAAACAGCATGCAGTTTTAGTTGAGAAGTGTTTCTGTGcctttatttgaaagaaaactaaCATATAGCATGTTACTGATTCAGCAGCTTAAAAACCTTTTACTAAACAATAGcactaatgtttaaatatattaagagaCATTACTGGATTTCATTTAGTTTGCTTTCTGTTTCAATATGCTCTGTCTGGGGTAGTTAAAAGCAAAGTATGATTTTGATACGAAACTGTTCAAACTTCAGACGTTATCTTGCAGTACCACATTTAGCCTCTAGATGTCAGGCTTCTACACAGAATGTTGGTTAAGTAACCCCATACTACTTGGTACTGTTTTTGCAGTAGGCCTATGTGAATGAGTTCATATATGAGATGTTACTGCACAAAATCAGAGCACATTGCATTAGAAAATGTATCCCACAATGCGGTGTGCTCAAACTTCCTTTCCAGTGTAATATTACCATCTTTCAAGGCTCATTTAATCAAGCTACCCAGACATTTGTACacataactgtaataaaaattcaacatttttatattccattattattttatattggaCACCACTTATTAAATTGTTGTTTAATTGAGGTCATCTCACTACTgtttaaagcatatatatatattattataataagaaatgtgcatGGTTGCATAATGCTTAGCTGGCTCACTAGAACGAGAACTGAAAATATTGttctgcatttttgttattttttcatattttatttcgaCATTTGGCCTGTTATCATTTGGATTTCATTCTCTTCTCAGAGAGCTGCTGCTTTTCTTTCTGTAACTGAAATCAAGATGACATTTCCAATTCATTAGACAagggttattattatttgctaaaattaaaactaaaacataaaaaaaaaaaaattcaactagtataaatgttaactgaaaaaaaaaacgtaaaacttGTAATAAgactaataaaacattttattttagctggtTGTCAAGGCATCATTTtcctttagtttaacttgaaataaaaagtgaaaaattaataattgctaagttaataaaattattaataagaattatttaaaaaaataattgctaaaactttaaaattaaaatggaaaatataaaaaacaatcttaaaatatcaataaaactaatatcaatgatattaaaataacactgggtgtttgaaatttgtacaaaaaaagtgattaatGAAAGAGAATCAGTctaaacaatttttcttttttgaaaacacaaattcacacacacacacacacacacacaaaatgtgacTGCTTATTTTTCATGGCCTGATTTTATAAATAGCAGAACAAAGAAAAGCAAATGGCTGCATCATATCCCTGTGCAGTGGACCTATAGTGACACTTACATTTTTTGAATGAACTGCATAAAGTGTGGCGTACTTGTCAAAtacttttggggccactgtatccTTGAAAagaatcacaaaataaaacagtaacaaagTCCAGCACTAATGAGTGAATGCTCTGTAGCGAGGAGCTACTCATTTGTGTCTGTGCAGCAGAGCATCAGGGTTTGTGATGGACTCGTACAAGAATTGTTCCTCCACTGCTCATTATTGCCACTACATTCACCAAGAAAACCCCATTCACACTAAAGCCTCTGCTGAATCATTTGCATgcaatatgcattttaattatgaatGAAACAACAATTTAGCAAATGGCATCGGTTACATCCGACTCAAGGACGCAACAACAAAAAGGGTTCTAAGTCCAAAAGTATATtaacaagaaaatatttaagtccAGGGTTTAAATGCCAAAGATAATAAAtgaacagcaataaaaaaaaaataataataataaaaaaaacaattaacaaagtGAAGGTCCAGCTTCGAGCACAACTGCAGGATAAGGACGAAAGCTCCACCTCCAACAAAGGCCAGACACCTTAAATAGTGTCCCAAATTCGAAACAGGTGTAGATCCTTATCTGGTAACCTATAAAAGAGaagaaaactacaacaaaaaagaaacccAAAACAAAACCGTAACACCTCCCCCCTTTAAAAAGGGAGAGATTCTCATTAGAAACTCTACCTTATACAAGTTCCAAACCCATATATACCCAAAATTTACTTCAAGAAAACCACAACCTTACCGGAGTTAATACAAAGTAATTAAATCATTACAACTTGCCCCCCTCTTCACACCCATCCTGGATTCAAACCCAGCAATCTCCTGGTGCCTGGAAAAAGCACAATTTAAGGAATTGAAAACCAATAACAGGAAAGAGAAGAGGAAAGAAGGGTTAAGAATCTTCTCAACCACATGGGCACGAGACAATGCATCAGCTAAGACGTTGTCTGCCCCTTTCACATGACGAATCTCGAAAGAGAAAGGCTGTAAGAAAAGGGACCACCTCATAAGACGCTGATTAGGATTCTGCAACGAGTGAAGAAAAGTAAGGGGGTTATGGTCTGTGCATACCACAGTTGGCATAGTCCCACAAGACACATAAACCTCGAAATGTTGCAGAGCCCAAATCAAAGCTAAAGCCTCTTTCTCGACAGCAAACTCACACTTTGCCAGGTTGACTGTGAGTTTGGCATCTGCCAAACGTTTAAACAGTGCACGAACCCGGATAACGTGTTCATCCCATGTATCACTATAGATAATGTCATCGAGGTACACGGCACAACCTTCTAGACCCACTGTAACTTTGTTCATTAAATGCTGAAATGTAGCTGGAGCGTTTCTGAGACCAAAACTCATAACAGAATAAGAATACAATCCAAAAGGTGCAATAAATGAGGAAATTTCCTGTGCTTGGGAGGGGTCAAGGTCACTTGCCAGTAACCTCTGAGCAAATCAAATTTACAGACAAAATTGGCTGACCCAACTTGATCTATACAGTCTTCAATCCTAGGCAACGGGTACGAGTCAGGTCTAGTTAGAATATTTACTCGTCTATAATCTGTGCAAAAACGCTGCGTGCCGTCTGGTTTTCCCACCAGCAACCAGGCGAATCCCAATCTGAAAAGGATGGCTTTGCTATGTAGTTCTCAAGCATGCAATTAACTTCAGACTCTCATTTCTTACATTAATCCAATGACACACGATAAAAACGCTGACGGACAGGTTTAGCATCTCCAGCGTCTATATCATGTTCAATCAAGTGTGTACGAGAAGGAGTATCTGAAAAGAGACCTGAAAATTCAATCAACAGACTTCAAATCAGAATTTTGTTCACaagataaatgttttaataattcttcGAAATTAGCCAAGGTTTCAGAGTTTTTTAGACAAGGTTGTAAAATGACATCATAAGGAGGTTTCACATCCTGTTCCCAT
Coding sequences:
- the LOC109082979 gene encoding zinc transporter ZIP1, whose protein sequence is MAAMDYLLQVKVGALVGLLFLTLFFGFIPVRMKWFQVSSGTVTHSALLSFVSCFAGGVFLSACLLDIIPNYLADIHVVLQKQGLDKGFPLAEFIMACGFFTVLILEKIVLSCTEGHRNEETAPLLAPAGNGHAHGHHSVNDPEGSGHHVHMDIHAHSSFRSFMLFLSLSLHSVFEGLAIGLQTTDTKVLEICVAILVHKSIIVFSLSVKLVQSGVRPLWVMLYVAVFAVMSPLGIGIGIIVIEAHLEAGAFIQAVLEGLAGGTFVYITFLEILPHELNSPERPLLKVFFLLCGFSVMAGLTFLG